The Methylobacterium durans nucleotide sequence GGGTGATGATGCCGACGCCCGCAACTGCTGCGTCGACCGCAAGATCGGTGGCGGTGCCGACGCGCACGATCAGCGGTCCGCTGGGATCGATGCGCACGATATCCCCGTCCCGCGCAAATTCCCAAGCCGTCATCGCGCCACTTGCGAAACGGCCGCGGATACAGGCGTGATCGAGCAGATCGCGCGGATGCTCAGGCCGACCGCGACGATCGAGGTAGGCCGGCGAGGCAACCGTGGCGAAGCGCTGCTCCCGCGGGCCGATCGGGACTGCGATCATATCTTGCTCCAGCCGCTCGTCGTAGCGGATGCCGGCATCGCAGCCTGCAGCCAGCACATCGACGAAGCTGTCCTCGGCGATCACGTCGAGGCGGATGTCAGGGTAAGCCGCCAGGAAAGGCGGAACGATCCTGGGCAGAATCAGCCGGGCTGCGCTGACCGGCACGTTGAGCCGGAGCGTGCCGGCCGGACGGTCGCGATAGCCGTTGATTACGTCGAGCGCTGCCTCGACCTCACTCAAGGCCGGCGTCAAGCGCTCCAAGAGACGCATGCCTGCCTCGGTAGGGGCGACGCTGCGCGTGGTGCGATTCAGCAGCCGGACACCGAGCCTCGTCTCCAGCCTCCGGACGGCCTCACTCAGACCGGATGCACTCATGCCGCTGGCGCGAGCGCCGTCGCGGAAGCCGCCTGCCTCCGCGACGGCGACGAACGCGGCAAGGTCTCCGAGATTAGCATCCATTGTTCGCCCTGTCGCACAACCTGTGCCGATTGAGACGTATTATCGCGCAATGCGCCAGCGTCTAGATTCACGAGCGGCAACCAGGAGAGATACATGAATGACGTGAGCAGGGCCGGAACCTACGCCTTGGGCGATCGTACAGTGAAGCGCCTGGGCTATGGCGCGATGCAGCTGGCCGGACCGCATGTGTTCGGTCCACCGAAGGACCGAACGTGCGCCATAAACGTCCTGCGCGAAGCGGTCGCGAGCGGCGTCAACCACATCGACACGAGCGACTTCTACGGGCCTCACGTCACCAACCAGCTCATCAAAGAGGCGCTTCATCCCTATCCGGACGATCTCGTCATCGTCACCAAGATCGGTGCGAAAAGGGGGGCGGACGCATCATGGAACCCAGCCTTCTCGCCCGAGGAACTTACACGCGCAATTGAAGACAACCTGCATAATCTCGGCGTCGACGTCCTCGACGTCGTCAACCTGCGCATCATGTTCGACGTGCATGGTCCTGCCGAAGGCTTCATTGAGGAGCCGCTCGCGGTCTTGGCAAACCTCCAGCGTCGGGGGCTCGTGCGCCATATCGGGCTCAGCAACGTGACGGCTTCACAGGTCGCCGAGGGTCGATCCATCGCCGACATCGTCTGCGTGCAGAACGCGTACAATCTCGCTCATCGGGTTGATGAGGCACTCGTCGATGAACTCGCAGCGGCCGGTACGGCCTACGTGCCGTTCTTTCCGCTCGGCGGCTTCAAGCCACTCCAGTCGACCACACTCTTTCGCGTCGCCGAGCGACTTGGCGCAACACCGATGCAAGTGGCGCTCGCCTGGCTTCTTCGCCGCGCGCCCAACATCCTGCTGATCCCGGGCACGTCATCGGTCGAGCACCTGCGCGAGAACTTGGCCGCAGCGGCCCTGATGTTGCCGGACGACGTAATGGCTGAGCTGGATCAGCTTGCGACGGCTTCCGCGGAAAGCTGAGGCGCAGACTGGTAGCCTGCGCCGCGACCCGTGCGTCCACGACGACATCGAACCACGGCGAGGAGCTGGTTTGGTGGGAGACTTGGCAGTTGGCGGGGCCGGCGCAGCGGCTTCCAGTGCCGCCGTCGGTAGCGAGCGGATGAGGCTCCCGCGGAGCGGACCCACTGTCGATGCGGGAGAAGGCCAAGCGTCTCGGCTGCCAGACGAAATCGACGGCATGGGTTTGAAACACCTACGCCGGTTTGCGGAAGAGGTAGCATTCTGATCGCGAAAGCTGCTCGTCGCTTTGGTCGCCCTGCAGCGGCTGTCGCACAGGGATCGGAACCGGCCGCCCCTCTCGTTTTTGCAGAAGCCGCTCCAACCGCTCTTGCCATCCGTCGAACTGCTCAGAGGGCGAGTGTTCCAAGCTCTGCTTGGTCCAGAAGAGGTCTAGGATCATGAGGACGATCCAAGGTCCACCGATGCCAAGAAAGAACGCCATCGCCCTGTCCTCACGTGCAGCAATGCCTGAGCGCCAGTGAGGAAGGATAGAACCCGCTCGTGATCTCTCAACGGGGCCGCGGCTACGGCGGCGCCGTGAGGGCTCGATGTTCGGTTTTGCCACCGCTGACACGAGCCGTCTCGCGCTGATGGGCGAAGGTCGCCACGCGCTCTACGGCAGCATGATCGACGGGAAAACTTTCCAGAAAAATCAATGACATGCCACGGACACCCAATCTGAATGCCGTCGGTTCGATCCCGATCGCCCGCTCCAGAACAAGCCGTTCCAGTGAATGGCCGGTGCGGCCTCTCCCCATTGGCAGTCGTGATCCTGCAGATCCGCCGGCACTGCGGGCCGGAGATGTGTGATAGAGGAAATGACCGCCCCGCGCGTCGGTCCTCAGCGGTCCGGCTCGCTTCCGCGCCGTCCCCGGGGCGCGCCCGCTCAGCGAACGGCAAATCCGGTGACGATCGAGCCAAAGGTCACGGGCGCATGTCGCACCCGGATAGTGCCGGACCTGCTTGACGTATGGGTGTGGACAACTTGTCTACTTCCGCTCTGTCGGGTGAATGGGCAGGTGGACAAAATGTCCATGCGATCCACGTCGCGAATTTATCGGGTCATTGAAAATAAAGACGAATCCTGGCGATCGGACGTCTGGCTCGGACATTGCTGACGCACGTACCGAAACGCGGCGGAGACCGCGTTTTGTGGAAACGCGCCAGGAGACGCCATGTCCGCCAGCATCGCAGCCGAACCCGGCTTCTTCAGTCGCGAGCGCACGATCGCGACACCGACCTTCAACCGCTGGCTGGTGCCACCAGCGGCCCTCGCGATCCACCTCTGCATCGGCATGGCCTACGGCTTCAGCGTGTTCTGGCTGCCGCTCTCGCGGGCCGTGGGCATCACGCAGTCGATCGCCTGCCCGGCCGACATGGGCTTCCTGGCTTCGCTGGTCGCGACGGGGTGCGACTGGAAGATCAGCCAGCTCGGCTGGATGTACACGCTGTTCTTCGTGCTGCTCGGCTGCTCCGCGGCAATCTGGGGCGGCTGGCTTGAGCGCGCCGGGCCACGCAAGGCCGGCTTGGTCTCGGCGTTCTGCTGGTGTGGCGGCCTGCTGATTTCCGCGCTCGGGGTCCACCTGCACCAGCTATGGATGCTGTGGCTCGGCTCGGGCGTCATCGGCGGCATTGGAC carries:
- a CDS encoding LysR family transcriptional regulator, which produces MDANLGDLAAFVAVAEAGGFRDGARASGMSASGLSEAVRRLETRLGVRLLNRTTRSVAPTEAGMRLLERLTPALSEVEAALDVINGYRDRPAGTLRLNVPVSAARLILPRIVPPFLAAYPDIRLDVIAEDSFVDVLAAGCDAGIRYDERLEQDMIAVPIGPREQRFATVASPAYLDRRGRPEHPRDLLDHACIRGRFASGAMTAWEFARDGDIVRIDPSGPLIVRVGTATDLAVDAAVAGVGIITLFEDWLQPYLDSGALEPVLEPWWQRFSGPFLYYPGRRYLPAPLRAFVGFIGMQRLPP
- a CDS encoding aldo/keto reductase family oxidoreductase, with the protein product MNDVSRAGTYALGDRTVKRLGYGAMQLAGPHVFGPPKDRTCAINVLREAVASGVNHIDTSDFYGPHVTNQLIKEALHPYPDDLVIVTKIGAKRGADASWNPAFSPEELTRAIEDNLHNLGVDVLDVVNLRIMFDVHGPAEGFIEEPLAVLANLQRRGLVRHIGLSNVTASQVAEGRSIADIVCVQNAYNLAHRVDEALVDELAAAGTAYVPFFPLGGFKPLQSTTLFRVAERLGATPMQVALAWLLRRAPNILLIPGTSSVEHLRENLAAAALMLPDDVMAELDQLATASAES